The following are encoded in a window of Pristis pectinata isolate sPriPec2 chromosome 1, sPriPec2.1.pri, whole genome shotgun sequence genomic DNA:
- the LOC127573339 gene encoding transmembrane protein 179-like isoform X1, protein MGLDNFLFGQCILYFLAFLFGFIALVPLSENGSDFGGKCLLFTRGMWQNENITVEKQRFVVEEWGPESACQFTTFIGLFTVLFSAIQAWRLLFYLCKGYDDTFFATFLNLLVSTFVIFLIFVASTLVTVGFNMWCDAITENGRMPNSCEEMQDIDLELHLDNSSFYNQFSIIQFGLWAGWVAWMAITILAFLKVYANYRQEDLLDSLVHEKELLLARSSRRAAEQVEKNALI, encoded by the exons ATGGGGCTGGATAATTTTCTGTTCGGTCAGTGCATCCTGTACTTTCTCGCTTTCCTGTTCGGTTTCATCGCGCTGGTGCCGCTGTCGGAGAATGGCAGCGATTTCGGGGGCAAATGCCTGCTCTTCACCCGCGGGATGTGGCAGAATGAGAACATCACGGTGGAGAAGCAGCGCTTCGTGGTGGAGGAGTGGGGCCCGGAATCCGCCTGCCAGTTCACCACCTTCATCGGCCTCTTCACCGTCCTCTTCTCCGCCATCCAGGCTTGGAGGCTCCTCTTCTATCTTTGCAAAGGATACGACGA CACTTTCTTTGCCACGTTCCTGAATCTGTTGGTCAGCACCTTTGTGATTTTCCTTATCTTTGTGGCAAGTACTCTTGTCACCGTTGGCTTCAACATGTGGTGTGATGCAATTACAGAAAATGGAAGAATGCCTAACAG TTGTGAAGAAATGCAGGACATTGATCTGGAACTGCATTTGGATAATTCTTCTTTCTACAACCAGTTTTCAATTATCCag TTTGGCCTATGGGCTGGGTGGGTTGCTTGGATGGCAATTACCATTCTTGCATTCCTGAAGGTGTATGCCAACTATAGGCAGGAGGATCTGCTCGACAGCCTGGTCCACGAGAAGGAGTTGCTGCTGGCAAGGTCGTCTAGGAGAGCAGCAGAACAAGTTGAGAAAAATGCTTTGATTTAA
- the LOC127573339 gene encoding transmembrane protein 179-like isoform X2, which translates to MGLDNFLFGQCILYFLAFLFGFIALVPLSENGSDFGGKCLLFTRGMWQNENITVEKQRFVVEEWGPESACQFTTFIGLFTVLFSAIQAWRLLFYLCKGYDDCEEMQDIDLELHLDNSSFYNQFSIIQFGLWAGWVAWMAITILAFLKVYANYRQEDLLDSLVHEKELLLARSSRRAAEQVEKNALI; encoded by the exons ATGGGGCTGGATAATTTTCTGTTCGGTCAGTGCATCCTGTACTTTCTCGCTTTCCTGTTCGGTTTCATCGCGCTGGTGCCGCTGTCGGAGAATGGCAGCGATTTCGGGGGCAAATGCCTGCTCTTCACCCGCGGGATGTGGCAGAATGAGAACATCACGGTGGAGAAGCAGCGCTTCGTGGTGGAGGAGTGGGGCCCGGAATCCGCCTGCCAGTTCACCACCTTCATCGGCCTCTTCACCGTCCTCTTCTCCGCCATCCAGGCTTGGAGGCTCCTCTTCTATCTTTGCAAAGGATACGACGA TTGTGAAGAAATGCAGGACATTGATCTGGAACTGCATTTGGATAATTCTTCTTTCTACAACCAGTTTTCAATTATCCag TTTGGCCTATGGGCTGGGTGGGTTGCTTGGATGGCAATTACCATTCTTGCATTCCTGAAGGTGTATGCCAACTATAGGCAGGAGGATCTGCTCGACAGCCTGGTCCACGAGAAGGAGTTGCTGCTGGCAAGGTCGTCTAGGAGAGCAGCAGAACAAGTTGAGAAAAATGCTTTGATTTAA